CAGAAAAGCTGTTTATCGCAACTGTAGTTCCGTACAATGCAACAACAGTAACATAAGATGTTATTATTGTATTCCAAAACGGAGAAAAATACAAGGTAGTTTATTGAAAAAAGAAGAAAATATCCGCAGTTTTCCAATAAATTTTACATAGCCTTTGTCCTTTATCTCAATATTTAATATTTTTTCTAAGAAGTTAAACGTTTGTCTCAAAAGATGCGTTCATACTTGAATAGATAAATCTATTTTTTGGCAAATAAAATCGGGCCCCTGCGGAAACGCCTGCAGGAGCCCGGGCTCGTTACTGGAAGATAAAGAAATATAAGGAGGCTACGGCGGCCAGGATAATCCGGTACCAGCCGAAGACCTTGAAGTCGTTGGTCTTGATGAAGGACATGAGGAAGCGGATGGCCAGCACGGATACGATGAAGGCCACGATCATGCCGGTCAGGAGGACGGCTCCCTCCGTAGCCGTGAAATGGAGGCCGAAGTCCAGCAGCTTGACGGCGCTGGCTCCTATCATAATCGGCACGGCCAGCAGAAAGGTGAACTCCGCCGCGGCGACGCGGGATACGCCGATCATGAGGGCGCCGATAATCGTCGAGCCCGAACGGGACGTCCCGGGAAATACGGCGGCGATGAGCTGGAAAAAGCCGATCCACAGGGCGGCCTTGTAGGTCAGGTCGGCTGTTGTTTTGATAACCGGCTCTTTTCCCTTGTTCCTGTTTTCCACGACGATAAACAGGACGCCGAACAAGGCCAGCATGACGATGACTACGGGATAGGTAAAAAACAGGGAGTTCAGCTCGTTGCCCCACAGCAGGCCGACGACGCCGGCGGGAATGCTGGCTGCGACGATCTTCGGCCATAAGGCCAGGGCTTCGGCCTTGAGGCGGAAGCCGCCGCGAAGGGAAAAGGGCAGGAGCTTGTCGCCGAACAGGACGAGCACTGCCAATATGGCGCCGAGCTGGACGACGACGAAAAACATTTCCATGAATTTTTCCGACATGTTCATGGTCACGAATTCGTTCAACAGGATCATATGGCCTGTGCTGCTAATGGGTAGCCATTCCGTAATGCCCTGGACGATGCCGAACAATACGGCTTTTGCGATTTCAATAAGCATAGGGGGGTCTCCTCTTTTGTGAACCCTGACGGCAGCGAAACCGGCCCGTCCCCTGCCCTGGCAGTGAGAACGGCCCGCGGAATCGTCGCGCATCGGCGTTTAATTTATACAACATATGTGCATACAGATAAAGAAAGTATTGCCGCCGGTAGTGGTAATACATGTCAACTTGCTGCGGCAAATAATAGTTTATTTTAACAGCATGGGGATAATCTTGTCAATTCGTTTTTTTGATAAGACAACACGTATTGTTGTATATGCTGCTGCGGTATGGCCAGTGAAGAGGCGTTGCTCTTTTCGCCTTGGGAAAAGTTTGTGAAATTTTGCTCTTGTTTCTTTCAGCCCGATGTGGTAAGATACGGGCAAGGCAAAAGATGACATCACCTTTGTGAGTTATACTTTTTCGGATCATTATATTTGCGCGATGTACGTGCATCTGCTTGGATCGTAACGGACCGAGACAGAAAGGGTCACTCATCATAATCAGGCGTGCAGGGAATTGCTGCGTTCGTGTCTCTGCGCGCTGGTTGCAGCACTTGTGTATGTGCGCCTTTCGGTCTACGCCGGAAGGCGTTTTTCTTTTGCCCCAACTATTTTATTAGGAGGTTGATACCTTGAAAAAATGTTGCGGCTTTTTAGTGAACAACATGGCTCTCTTCGTCCTTCTCATAGGCGTCGTCGGGGCCGTGCGGCCTCAGACCCTGACCTGGGTCGGCCCCTACGTGGGCTGGCTGCTGGGCGTCGTCATGTTCGGCATGGGCATGACTCTCACCTTTCAGGATTTTAAGCGGGTTCTGCAGCGGCCCTGGGAGGTCCTGCTGGGCGTCGCAGCCCAGTTTCTCATCATGCCCCTGGCGGCCTGGTTTCTGGTCTGGCTCTTCGCCCTGCCGCCGGAGCTGGCTATCGGCGTCGTCTTAGTGGGAACCTGCCCGGGCGGCACGGCGTCCAACGTCATTTCCTACCTGGCTAAGGGCGACGTAGCCTTGTCCGTTTCCATGACCATGGCGACGACCCTACTGGCGCCGGTCGTTACGCCGACCCTGACCTGGCTCCTGGCCGGCTCGTGGATAGAAGTATCCTTTACGGCCATGATGATTTCCATCGCCCAGATGGTCCTCCTGCCCTTGCTGCTGGGGCTGACGGCGCACCATTTCTTTGAAAGGACTGTAGAAAAGATACTGCCTGTCATGCCCGTCGTATCGGTCGTCACCATCGTCCTGCTCGTCGGCGGCGTCGTGGCCCTGGGGGCTGAAAGCCTGCTGGACGTTGGCCTGCTCATGGCGGCTATCGTCGTGCT
This region of Megasphaera stantonii genomic DNA includes:
- a CDS encoding undecaprenyl-diphosphate phosphatase, whose product is MLIEIAKAVLFGIVQGITEWLPISSTGHMILLNEFVTMNMSEKFMEMFFVVVQLGAILAVLVLFGDKLLPFSLRGGFRLKAEALALWPKIVAASIPAGVVGLLWGNELNSLFFTYPVVIVMLALFGVLFIVVENRNKGKEPVIKTTADLTYKAALWIGFFQLIAAVFPGTSRSGSTIIGALMIGVSRVAAAEFTFLLAVPIMIGASAVKLLDFGLHFTATEGAVLLTGMIVAFIVSVLAIRFLMSFIKTNDFKVFGWYRIILAAVASLYFFIFQ
- a CDS encoding bile acid:sodium symporter family protein, with the protein product MKKCCGFLVNNMALFVLLIGVVGAVRPQTLTWVGPYVGWLLGVVMFGMGMTLTFQDFKRVLQRPWEVLLGVAAQFLIMPLAAWFLVWLFALPPELAIGVVLVGTCPGGTASNVISYLAKGDVALSVSMTMATTLLAPVVTPTLTWLLAGSWIEVSFTAMMISIAQMVLLPLLLGLTAHHFFERTVEKILPVMPVVSVVTIVLLVGGVVALGAESLLDVGLLMAAIVVLHNAFGLVLGYGMARLFRLDSKKARTVSIEVGMQNSGMAASLAVLYFSPAAAIPGAIFSVWHNISGSIVANYFARRDERKRVDVKNVESIHLA